In Gouania willdenowi chromosome 15, fGouWil2.1, whole genome shotgun sequence, one DNA window encodes the following:
- the zfand4 gene encoding AN1-type zinc finger protein 4, translated as MTDRKEPPFFNDDSVGTFQYKLPFYDTMELFIETLTGTCFELRVLPFEAVISVKAKIQRLEGIPVAQQHLIWNNIELDDEHCLHDYGIAEGSTLKLVLAMRGGPINTRRVTLEDPTKDVADLMEDTKDDGWERSVANKQVTFVVYREGDQLNFFRVVDRGDGTLTPLSESLSSGSGYSAEQDGESSAAVQQSRENAITMNKMKQLKAKMEDMNLNKKKSAKVKCRVPVIPHPCSSSVGGSSTRHHRLFRSLLQMNPARHPNTMLPPILDHEPVDPPSAVSSSHLSLPRRATPSFPSSSCYMLQEEEPWEICPPFAKICPPPKVPGLDISSTRLMRDCVYPQLPPLCTRGPPEATFDPVEPAGEAVRLGLLEEAVGLVSPTQPGAAFGELSDPLSLDVSPQPEAGCQLYDVGSQHQLPHPPSPLSPWTLGADGSLTSRPDRAQLGSSFHVGPSSPMPASTSPPTSTMLLSQPYDATRSFLRPNFQAQSSAKSGNKCPKSPTTTTVSNHPSHLRCIRVESPGKRQELLSKNEARGITKLANQASKDPLGSLNNSELLASFTTSTVQSRRDCLGESVGLAFPPATASVQSSISSRLPSIPSNRRLQEDLIGQMSPLNWAPASFMTSNTVSSTGGVVPLFGTIGAPTFHLPPVKAPTGTKKKSSKHCFLCGRKTGLATSYECRCGQNFCATHRYAETHSCTYDYKSAGRRFLQDANPLISAPKLPKI; from the exons ATGACTGACAGGAAGGAGCCTCCCTTTTTCAATGATGACAGCGTGGGAACTTTTCAGTACAAGCTCCCATTTTATGATACAATGGAGCTCTTCATTGAGACCCTGACAGGGACTTGTTTTGAGCTCCGTGTGCTTCCCTTTGAGGCCGTCATATCTGTTAAAGCAAAGATTCAGAGGCTTGAAG GTATCCCTGTGGCCCAGCAGCATCTCATTTGGAACAATATAGAGCTGGATGATGAACATTGTCTACACGACTACGG CATTGCAGAGGGCAGCACTTTGAAACTGGTCCTAGCCATGAGGGGAGGCCCAATCAACACCAggagag TGACTCTGGAGGATCCAACTAAAGACGTGGCTGATCTGATGGAAGACACCAAGGATGACGGTTGGGAGAGAAGTGTTGCTAACAAGCAGGTTACGTTTGTGGTCTACCGTGAGGGCGACCAGCTGAACTTCTTCAGAGTCGTTGACCGGGGTGATGGCACTCTGACACCTCTGTCTGAATCCTTGAG CAGTGGCTCAGGCTACAGTGCAGAGCAGGATGGTGAGAGCTCTGCAGCCGTACAGCAGAGCCGTGAGAACGCCATCACCATGAACAAAATGAAGCAGCTCAAAGCAAAAATGGAGGACATGAACCTCAACAAGAAG aaatctGCAAAGGTAAAGTGTCGAGTCCCCGTCATCCCACACCCCTGCAGCAGCTCTGTTGGAGGTTCCAGTACACGCCACCATCGCCTGTTCCGTTCACTGCTACAGATGAACCCCGCTCGGCATCCAAACACCATGCTCCCCCCGATTCTAGACCACGAACCAGTTGACCCCCCCTCTGCTGTGTCCTCTTCCCACTTGTCTCTACCCAGACGCGCCACCCCCTCCTTCCCCTCATCCTCCTGTTATATGCTTCAGGAAGAGGAACCGTGGGAGATATGCCCACCGTTTGCAAAAATCTGCCCCCCTCCCAAAGTGCCTGGGTTGGATATTAGCAGCACCAGGTTAATGAGGGACTGTGTGTACCCCCAGCTGCCCCCACTCTGTACCAGGGGTCCACCTGAAGCCACCTTTGACCCAGTGGAGCCTGCTGGGGAGGCAGTCAGACTGGGTTTGTTAGAAGAAGCTGTTGGTTTAGTATCACCGACTCAACCTGGAGCTGCATTTGGAGAATTGTCAGACCCTCTGAGTTTAGACGTGTCCCCCCAGCCAGAGGCAGGCTGTCAGCTTTATGATGTAGGGTCCCAGCACCAGCTTCCTCACCCCCCCTCCCCACTCAGTCCCTGGACTCTGGGGGCAGATGGTTCTCTCACCAGCAGACCAGACCGAGCTCAGCTTGGCTCATCGTTCCATGTCGGCCCATCCTCTCCTATGCCTGCATCCACCTCTCCACCCACGTCCACCATGCTGTTATCTCAGCCCTACGACGCCACACGCTCCTTTTTAAGGCCTAACTTTCAAGCACAGTCTTCAGCGAAGTCCGGAAACAAATGTCCCAAatcccccaccaccaccactgtgTCTAATCATCCATCACATCTACGGTGCATTAGAGTTGAGTCACCTGGCAAGAGGCAAGAGCTGCTCTCCAAAAATGAAGCACGAGGGATCACTAAGTTGGCAAACCAAGCCAGCAAGGACCCACTCGGGTCTTTAAACAACTCTGAGCTGCTGGCCTCCTTCACTACCAGCACCGTACAAAGCAGAAGGGACTGCCTTGGTGAGAGTGTTGGACTGGCCTTTCCTCCTGCTACAGCTTCAGTTCAGAGCAGCATCAGCTCCAGGCTGCCCTCCATCCCCTCTAACAGGCGTCTACAGGAGGACCTCATTGGACAAATGTCACCGTTGAACTGGGCACCAGCTTCCTTTATG ACTTCCAATACTGTTTCATCAACTGGGGGAGTTGTGCCTTTATTTGGGACAATAG GCGCTCCAACATTCCACCTACCTCCAGTCAAGGCTCCCACAGGCACTAAGAAGAAAAGCTCAAAGCACTGCTTCCTTTGTGGCAGGAAGACGGGGCTGGCCACCAGCTATGAGTGCAG GTGTGGCCAAAACTTCTGCGCCACCCACCGATACGCAGAGACCCACAGCTGCACGTATGACTACAAGAGCGCAGGACGGCGGTTTTTACAAGACGCCAACCCTCTTATCAGCGCTCCAAAGCTGCCCAAGATCTAA